In the genome of Meles meles chromosome 2, mMelMel3.1 paternal haplotype, whole genome shotgun sequence, one region contains:
- the LOC123936705 gene encoding growth-regulated alpha protein-like — MARAAAAPRALRLLGAALLLLLLLPAGRRAAGAPVAAELRCQCLQTVQGIHLKNIQNVVVTPSGPHCDHTEVIATLKNGQEVCLNPEAPLVKRLINKMLNQASPN; from the exons AtggcccgcgccgccgccgccccccgcgcTCTCCGGCTCCTCGGCGccgcgctgctgctgctgctgctgctccccgcCGGCCGCCGCGCCGCAG GGGCGCCCGTGGCCGCCGAGCTGCGCTGCCAGTGCCTGCAGACCGTGCAGGGGATTCACCTCAAGAACATCCAGAACGTCGTGGTGACGCCCTCGGGACCCCACTGCGACCACACCGAAGTCAT AGCCACTCTCAAGAATGGGCAGGAGGTTTGTCTCAACCCCGAAGCCCCCTTGGTCAAGAGACTCATCAACAAGATGCTGAACCA